CGCCGCCACGAGACAGGAATCCAACAAAGCGGCAACGATTGCGCGTAATGTCGCCGGCGTAAAATCGGTCGTCAACAAGATTCAAGTCAAGTAGCAGATGCAGGAGGCTTGTATGAATTGGGACATTGCCAGAGGTAACTGGACCTTGTTCAAGGGAAACGTGAAGTGGCAGTGGGGCAAGCTGACCCATGATCACCTGAGCAAGATTGCCGGCAGACGTGACCAGCTGACCGGCAAAATGCAGAAGGCTTATGGCGCCACAAAACAGGTAACAGGTAACTGAAGAGCAGGCCAAGGAATTTTTCGGGCCGCATAAGGACCAGGGTCCTCGTGTTTAGCGTTGCTTGAGGAAAAAGAGGTTGCGCACGGGGCTGCCG
Above is a genomic segment from Sulfuricaulis sp. containing:
- a CDS encoding CsbD family protein; protein product: MNWDIARGNWTLFKGNVKWQWGKLTHDHLSKIAGRRDQLTGKMQKAYGATKQVTGN